The genomic window GCGAAAAGACTCCCTCGTAGTAGTACTCGTGGTCAGCCCAGGCGTCGGTGCCTAGGATGTAAAAGATGCCGATGATCACACCTGAGCCGATGAGGCAGAGGGCGAAGCCGGTGGCGGTTCCAAGCCAGACCTGTCAATTAGCAGAGCGAAGCAGTGAATGGTGAGGGGCTTACCTGTGCGCGCAGGGCCTTGTAGAGGTTTGCATCGCGCTGGGAGCCATCGAGGGTTTGCTTGAGGAATGCGAGAAGGAcagagacgatgatggccgTCTCGAGGGTCTCTcggaagacgacgacgtaGACGGGGACAGAAAAGAGGTCCAGCATCTTGACTGACTGATACTCAGTACTGTGACTGCTTTGCTGAGTGAGGTTCGTTAGAGTTGAGAGTTGATCCTCGGACCATCAGATAATCAAGGTCCGAATTGCGGCCCCACGCCAAGCCTTTTTTTCAATCCCACGCGTAGAAATTGCCTCGGGGCGAGAGTCCGGCTTTGGAACTAAGGGTCACAGGATGCCCACTTGGTCGTCTGAGACGAATCACGGGTTGTCTTGGGGGACATGGATGGGCCGTGTCATGAGGTAAAACTTTGTCTCGGAGGGAAGATAACCCCTCAGCGAGGCTCGAgggaagaggctgaggagactCAAAAGAAGGACATTTGCTCTCATCTCTGCAAGAGCCCCTGAAGCAAGATCTCCGAGTCCAGAGACCGGATTATCAGATTGATAAGATCCCTGCAGAAGACCCGAACGGTGTGTGCACGGCCCAAGACCCTGGTGGTGTGAGGCTGTCTCCACGGAGCCTAGGTTGTCCAAGTTTCTTTAGCCGGCTTCCCTCTCAGAGACTTGCTCCTCAACACCTCTGCAACAGCCCCAAGATGCGTAGATTCGGCTGGGCTTTCGCTCTGGCGATGCCATGGTCATCTCTGGCCGCCACGGTATCCTGCGACTTTTCCATCGAATGGGTCAGGGCCAACCCCGACGGCGCGTTTGAGCGTCCGACCATCGGCATCAATGGGCAGTGGCCGATCCCTCAGATCGAGGCCAATGTTGGGGATACCATCTTGGTCAATGCCCACAATAACCTGGGTAACCAGACGACGTCGCTGCACTTTCATGGGCTGTTTATGAATGGGTCGAATCACATGGATGGGCCTTCGCAGGTTACGCAGTGTCCTATTCCTCCGGGGTCGTCTTTTCTGTACAACTTTACGGTATGTTTTGCGTCGTGTGTTTGGACGTGTCTAATAGTGGTAGATCACTCAAGCTGGAACGTACTGGTATCACTCTCACACCGAGAGTCAGTATCCTGATGGTCTTCGAGGAAATCTCATCATTCACGACCCAGAGTCGCCTTTCAAGGGAAAGTACGATGAGGAGATTGTCATGTCGCTTTCTGACTGGTACCATGATGAGATGCAGACCTTGCTCCCCGAGTTTCTTCGCAAGGGAAACCCGACTGGTGCTGAGCCTGTTCCTCAAGCCGCTCTCATGAACGAGACACAGAACCTCATGGTTCCAGTGCAGCCCGGCAAGACGTATTTCTTGCGATTGATCAATCTTGGAGCTTTTGCTGGACAGTATTTCTGGATTGAGGGTCACAAGATGtccatcgtcgaggttgatggcgCATACACCAAGCCAGCTGAAGCCAACATGGTCTACCTCTCTGCTGGACAGCGATGCAGTGTGCTTGTCACGACCAAGGCTGATGCAAAGGTCAACTTTCCCATTGTGGCAAGCATGGATACTGTAAGTTTGGCGTTCCTTTGCTTGACTTGACTAACCGTATAGGATCTGTTTGATGTCCTGCCAGACGACCTCAACTGGAACGTCACGGGCTGGCTTGTCTATGATGAAGCACAGCCTCTCCCGAAGCCTGCGACTATCTACGAGTTTGACCCTTATGACGACTTGGATCTCGTGCCTTTTGATGAGATGCCGCTGTTGCCTGAGCCTAGTAAGAAGGTCGAGCTGGAGGTCATCATGGACAATCTCCGCGATGGCGCCAATTATGCattcttcaacaacatcaccTACCGCGCGCCCAAGGTGCCGACTCTTTACACCGTCTTGACGAGCGGCGACAAGGCGACGAATCCTCAGGTCTATGGAACGTACACTCACAGCTTTGtgctgaagaaggatgagatTGTGCAGGTGATTCTTAACAACAAGGATGACGGTCGCCATCCTTTCCATCTTCACGGCCATCACTTTCAGGTCCTATACCgaagcgacgacgacgctggCGATTTTGAAGGATCCGAGAAGGATTTCGCCAAGATCCCAATGAGGCGAGATACGGTGGTTGTGAATGGCAACGGAAATGTGGTGCTTCgcttcaaggccgacaacCCAGGTAAGGCCCCATCACACCCTGGTTTATGCAAGGCGTAGCTAATTTGTTAGGTGTCTGGTTGTTCCACTGTCACATTGAGTGGCATGTCGCTTCGGGTCTTATTGCGACCTTTGTTGAGCAGCCTCTTGAGCTTCAGAAGACTTTGACGCTGCCTCAGAATCACTTGGATGCGTGCAAGGCTGGAGACGTTCCCGCTGCCGGTAACGCTGCTGGAAACACCAAGGACTACCTGGATCTGACTGGAGAAAATGTGCCTCCTCCACGATTGCCTGATGGGTATGTTGCGAGTGTCTGCCTCATGTTGAACTTGGCTAACAGCACCAGATTCACCCTGAAGGGTATTATCGCCTTTGCCTTCAGTACTTTGATGGGCATCATCGGTGTCTACGCTGTTGCATCCTACGGAATGAAGACTGAtagcaagaagaagagggctgcCGAGAGAGAGCCCCTGCTGGCTTCCGGTGAGGCTGGCGCAGAGTCGGAGCCTACTGGACGAGCTGTGAACGGGGAGAATGTGGTTCGGAGGTAATACCAGCCTGAATGTCGAGACCGTGGATTAATAGAATGTAGAAATATACCAGCTCCATTTGATGGCATTGTGTAATGTCCCAGCGTCTATTGATGGCGTCCTGTAATTCCTGTCGCTGCCCAGAGAGCATTGTGTAATATCCCATTGTAATATCCAAGTATCAACCTAGTAGAATGTATTTACTAGCAAATGTATTATATCAAAACTCGCTTTAAACGCCCATACTCCATCTACACTTTCGTCTACTTCTTCGTCTTGGGCTCGGCGGCTGGGTATTTGGACACCTCGCGAAGATGCTCGGGCGTGCCCTGAGGCTCCATCTGTCCACCTCGTTGCTTGTACGCCACCTTGCGGCCGCAGTTCTTGCAGTAGTGGCTGATATGGGGTGCGCAGTGGCATGTGTATGGGAAGATGACGCCGAAGAGGGTcgtgaagaagagggcggcCGCGATACCACTGTGATGGTTAGATGGTGTTGTTATTGAAGTTGATGGTACTCACTGTGTCATGCCTGATgcttccttcttgaccttggtctcggttCGTCGCTGACAGAATGGACAATCGACGCTATCAGATTGATCGGTCAAAAGGTTCAAAGGCGTAACCGTTTGCGCGCCTGGAGGATAAACGGGAGCTGGAGTGGGCGCTGACATTGGCACCACCATGGACTCGTGACCTGCGTATCCCATCTGTCCAGGAGCCATCTGACCGGGCACCATCTGCCCAGCAAGCGCAGGGTGTTGCAGGATCGGCGGCGACTGCGTTCCATCACCGTGGAGGTTCATGATGCTTCCGGGCGCGGGTGAGACTGTCGAGGGAGGGACGGGGTATTCGCTCTTTGGAGGATCGGGGGTATGCGTGTGGACGGGCTGAGGATCTTGAGAATGGTCGGGTTcggcgacgacgacttcGGGGAGGTTATCGTCGTCAATTTTTTGCGCCCTGTCTGTGTTAGGTATGAAGGGAGACGAGCCTGGACAACGTACGGTATCGCGATCTTTTCGTCGGTATTGGGGGCGACGTCAGCCGGCTTGGGCGTGTACGAAGGGGGAGACACGGTGCCTGGGGCCGGCGCAGGACTTGAGGTGATGGGCTCTGGCGACACGGGAGTCGTCATGGTGTGTCAATGGATGCGGAATGAACAACTAAAGGGCTGAGTGTATGGCTTCGAGATGGTGATAGCTTGGTGTTTGGTCCAACACAGCCACCACTGACAATTGAAAGCGCAAAGATGGAGCAGACAGCAACTGCCTAGACTGAAAAAAGCTTGACACGACCTTGGCACAACTTGCCCTGCTTGTTTATGACAATTTCACAGTGAATTGCCCAGTACCGGGCGCCTTGgtttcagccagccacagaAGGAAGATCAGCCTGCACATGATGCTATTTGGGGGCCGGGAGCTTGGGGCCTGTGGCGCTGCGGGCGGCTTCTGGTTGGCACGCTCGCCAGAccgtccaagtccaaggaccCTTTAATGAACAGCCGTGGCCTGTTTGGGGGTTAGTGCTTACCCCAGACAGGGAGCCCTGGTCGGTACTTGGAGTTGTAACTCCGTATCTGTTCAAGTCCGTATCCGTAGGTGTATGCAGCTTTCGTCTGATGTGAGAAGGTTGAAAGCTTGTTATGTTGGCAGCTCAGCCCTATGAGCCTTGCGCTGCCTTTGGACCAACTGCATGGGCTCGGGATTGTGAGTGAGGCTGTAGCTCAAGCAATCACTCCGTACGGAGTACGGATGTGCACCGTAAACTTCTCTTCTGCAGATCGGAGCCGATCAATTTGACTTGCAGGGTAAGGAGAGGACCGCCACTCAACGCGGGCAGTGCGAGTGGCGATGTCTTGTTCAGAGCAGCCCATGACCGATTAATACCGAGGCTATTCCCACGGAAATAATAAGAGTCAATATTTGAACCAGATTCCATCATGTCCCATCTCTCAATCCGTGACCAGGAGTGGATGCAAACCCACACGCAGTGATGAGCTCTCTGAGGGAACCTCTAGTGTTTCCCACGCAACAGATCCTGCGCACCCTGCGTCATCCATTGCCAAACCTCAAAGCCTATAAAAGGCTTCTGCCCTGGTGTCTAGGATTTAACGGGACTTTTTATTTTGTCCGGTGGTGTCGTCCAAGCCTTGGTTCGGAGCCTTTGTGAGTCGGCCAGGTCACCTGACCACCGTTCATGACGATTTCGTCGGCTTCAATTATTTCATAGCTTGCCATAGAGATATTGACAAAAACTTTTCGACGATTAAAAGCCAGATTACTTGACTGATTAGCCGATTTATTTCCAAGAATTTATCTGTGGTGGTCATCGACTCATTTGTGCTGCAAGCCTAGCTGAGCCCGCAAGTCCAGCCAAGTTCACAAGCCTAGCCGGCTGCACAAGCCTTGTCACCTCCTGCGAGGCTTGTCCTCACCACAAGGCTTGCCGCAACAAAACGAGTCTTTCAAATCAAACGAACACAGTTAATGCCTTTGTGAGGTGCTTCCCTGATGCAGGTTTGGAATCTTGGTTTGGTGT from Fusarium keratoplasticum isolate Fu6.1 chromosome 10, whole genome shotgun sequence includes these protein-coding regions:
- a CDS encoding LITAF domain-containing protein — protein: MTTPVSPEPITSSPAPAPGTVSPPSYTPKPADVAPNTDEKIAIPAQKIDDDNLPEVVVAEPDHSQDPQPVHTHTPDPPKSEYPVPPSTVSPAPGSIMNLHGDGTQSPPILQHPALAGQMVPGQMAPGQMGYAGHESMVVPMSAPTPAPVYPPGAQTVTPLNLLTDQSDSVDCPFCQRRTETKVKKEASGMTHGIAAALFFTTLFGVIFPYTCHCAPHISHYCKNCGRKVAYKQRGGQMEPQGTPEHLREVSKYPAAEPKTKK